One stretch of Francisella sp. LA112445 DNA includes these proteins:
- a CDS encoding NAD(P)H-dependent oxidoreductase, producing the protein MKILGFAASNSKNSINNKLVKFVLSNISDEAELINITDYEMPIYSIDYETEVGIPAQAQKFLDKIAEFDLIVISHAEHNGNYNVFYKNLLDWCSRVSTNIFQGKKLVLLATSPGEMGGKNVLEIAKKSAPIFNGELCFSMSIPSFYDNFKDDKLTNNDLKQQLFNNLKAMGVNLLGL; encoded by the coding sequence ATGAAAATTCTTGGTTTTGCTGCATCTAATAGTAAAAACTCAATAAATAATAAATTAGTGAAATTTGTTTTATCTAATATTAGTGATGAAGCTGAATTAATAAATATTACAGACTATGAGATGCCTATTTATTCGATAGATTATGAAACAGAGGTTGGTATTCCAGCCCAAGCTCAGAAATTTCTTGATAAGATAGCAGAGTTTGACTTGATAGTAATTTCTCATGCTGAGCATAATGGAAACTATAATGTATTTTATAAGAACTTACTTGATTGGTGTTCACGTGTATCAACAAATATATTTCAAGGTAAAAAACTTGTGCTATTAGCGACATCCCCAGGAGAAATGGGGGGCAAAAATGTTCTAGAAATAGCTAAAAAATCGGCACCAATATTTAATGGTGAGCTATGTTTTTCGATGTCTATTCCTAGTTTTTATGATAATTTTAAAGATGATAAATTAACAAATAATGACCTTAAACAGCAACTTTTTAATAATTTAAAAGCCATGGGAGTTAATCTTTTAGGTTTATAA
- a CDS encoding mechanosensitive ion channel domain-containing protein produces the protein MVLYTEILVNIVTTITNIIVITIIASLSFYLLKRRAKSNRQIKKLKSRTIYISLIIFFLALIKIWVGGIGHLLTMLSLVAAGLVIVNKETVMNFVGWIIINWRSLFSEGDYIQIQNYHGYITEIKLFYFRMYETVDHGDKKTTGKLLKLPNALVITSPISTFTSDDSVILHKIPFLVNTEKDVLEIAEKANSIIKGIIIEKYHFNKDFSKSTVINKSKLKHCEIHDFRPDIEIKTLIDKENTINIQANFYCYINDKKDIEQLYIKELLKEIRPNLSSSL, from the coding sequence ATGGTTTTATATACTGAAATACTTGTTAACATAGTTACAACGATAACTAATATTATAGTAATAACTATAATAGCTAGTCTTAGTTTTTATCTACTCAAAAGACGGGCTAAATCAAATAGACAAATAAAAAAACTTAAATCAAGAACTATATATATTAGTCTAATAATATTCTTTTTAGCCCTCATAAAAATTTGGGTTGGAGGAATTGGGCATTTACTAACAATGCTAAGCTTAGTTGCAGCTGGTTTAGTAATAGTTAATAAAGAAACCGTTATGAACTTTGTTGGTTGGATTATTATTAACTGGCGTAGCCTATTCTCTGAAGGCGACTATATACAAATTCAAAACTATCATGGTTATATTACTGAGATTAAACTTTTTTACTTTAGAATGTATGAAACTGTTGATCATGGAGATAAAAAAACTACAGGAAAGCTACTCAAACTTCCTAATGCTCTTGTGATAACAAGTCCGATATCCACTTTTACTAGCGATGATAGTGTTATTCTGCATAAGATACCTTTTTTAGTTAATACTGAAAAAGATGTGCTAGAAATAGCTGAAAAAGCAAACTCTATAATTAAGGGTATTATTATTGAAAAATATCATTTTAATAAGGATTTCTCTAAAAGCACTGTCATTAACAAAAGTAAATTAAAACATTGTGAAATTCATGATTTTAGACCTGATATTGAAATAAAGACTCTCATTGACAAAGAAAACACTATAAATATTCAAGCTAACTTCTACTGTTATATTAATGATAAGAAAGATATAGAACAGTTATATATCAAAGAGCTCTTAAAGGAAATAAGACCTAACCTCTCTTCCTCTTTATAA
- a CDS encoding cation:proton antiporter, protein MHNEPLIPIFVFVMLGILVVTIVIKKFKQPYVVAYLLTGILLGPYGLKLIQDQESLSRLGEIGVILLLFFAGMEVSPRKFAENWKVPTVGTILQMLVTSLVVSIVGITLNWSIAKILLFGAVVSLSSTAVVLKLLHDNGSMKTRLGQNVLGVLLIQDLAVVPMLIIIRIIGGESPDLTQIIIQILGGIFVIAIAAVMAVKKNIKIPFISVLGRDEEMRVFAALVICFGMAALTESLELSSALGAFVGGMIVATVEETEWVGHSLSTVKTIFMALFFISIGMLIDLKLFWDHILMFVLFLLLIFILNTIINTLIFKALRQRLDEALIGGAMLSQIGEFSFVLISMGYVSGILDISIYQYSITLISLSLLFSPLWISSINFYTRNFIKRKRG, encoded by the coding sequence TTTGTATTTGTAATGTTAGGTATTCTAGTTGTTACTATCGTTATTAAAAAGTTTAAGCAACCATATGTTGTGGCTTATCTTTTAACTGGTATATTATTAGGGCCATATGGACTAAAGCTTATTCAAGATCAAGAAAGTCTATCTCGATTAGGTGAGATAGGTGTTATTCTTCTACTATTTTTTGCTGGTATGGAAGTTTCACCACGCAAATTTGCAGAGAATTGGAAAGTTCCTACAGTTGGAACTATATTGCAGATGCTCGTGACTAGCTTGGTAGTTTCAATTGTTGGTATAACATTAAACTGGAGTATTGCAAAGATACTGCTTTTTGGGGCAGTTGTAAGTTTAAGTAGTACAGCGGTTGTTCTTAAGCTTCTGCATGATAATGGTAGTATGAAAACCCGCTTAGGCCAGAATGTACTAGGGGTTTTATTGATACAAGACCTTGCTGTAGTCCCTATGCTGATTATTATCAGAATAATAGGTGGTGAGTCGCCAGATCTAACGCAAATAATAATTCAGATTTTAGGAGGTATTTTTGTAATAGCTATTGCTGCTGTTATGGCTGTAAAAAAGAATATTAAGATTCCTTTTATTTCTGTTTTAGGAAGAGATGAGGAGATGAGAGTTTTTGCAGCATTAGTTATCTGCTTTGGTATGGCTGCTCTAACAGAATCACTTGAATTATCTTCTGCTCTAGGAGCATTTGTCGGTGGGATGATAGTTGCAACTGTAGAAGAAACAGAGTGGGTTGGGCATAGTCTATCAACAGTTAAAACGATCTTTATGGCTTTATTTTTTATTTCTATTGGGATGTTGATAGATCTTAAGTTATTTTGGGATCATATATTAATGTTTGTCTTATTTTTATTATTGATTTTTATACTTAATACAATAATAAACACCCTAATTTTTAAGGCTTTAAGGCAAAGATTAGATGAGGCTTTGATAGGTGGTGCTATGCTATCACAAATAGGTGAGTTTAGTTTTGTGTTAATATCTATGGGGTATGTCTCAGGTATATTAGATATTAGTATATATCAGTATAGTATTACTTTAATATCTCTATCATTATTGTTTAGTCCATTATGGATTAGTAGTATTAATTTCTATACAAGAAATTTTATAAAGAGGAAGAGAGGTTAG